One genomic segment of Prochlorococcus marinus str. MIT 0919 includes these proteins:
- the cobO gene encoding cob(I)yrinic acid a,c-diamide adenosyltransferase, with product MIKSKGNEEERLKELDKKSQHIGMGGYLEADLKEDAYIKRMKQRKEVQEKRVKERNIQKSLIIIFTGNGKGKTTAALGMAIRTLGHNKKVAIIQFIKGGWEPGEASALKLFGPLLSWDALGEGFTWETQDRNKDKDLVRKAWEKSISYLINSEYKLVILDEINIAIKLGYISVEEVIQGIEKRPPLTHVVLTGRGAHKDLISKADLVTEMKLLHHPFREQGVKAQEGVEF from the coding sequence ATGATTAAAAGCAAAGGTAATGAAGAGGAAAGGCTAAAGGAATTAGACAAAAAATCTCAACATATTGGAATGGGTGGTTATTTAGAAGCAGATCTTAAAGAAGATGCTTACATTAAACGTATGAAGCAAAGAAAAGAAGTTCAAGAGAAAAGAGTAAAAGAAAGAAATATCCAAAAATCTTTAATCATTATTTTCACAGGTAATGGCAAGGGGAAAACCACTGCGGCCTTAGGCATGGCCATAAGGACTCTAGGCCATAATAAGAAAGTTGCAATTATTCAATTTATTAAAGGGGGGTGGGAGCCTGGCGAAGCTAGCGCATTAAAATTATTCGGTCCTTTACTAAGCTGGGATGCCCTTGGAGAAGGGTTTACTTGGGAGACCCAAGATAGGAATAAAGATAAGGATCTTGTAAGGAAAGCTTGGGAGAAATCAATATCTTACTTGATAAATAGTGAATACAAATTAGTGATACTTGATGAAATCAATATTGCAATTAAGCTTGGATATATTTCTGTAGAGGAAGTAATACAAGGAATCGAAAAAAGGCCTCCTCTAACGCATGTTGTTTTGACTGGTCGAGGTGCACATAAAGACCTTATAAGCAAAGCAGATTTAGTAACTGAAATGAAATTATTGCATCATCCTTTTAGAGAGCAAGGTGTTAAAGCACAAGAAGGTGTTGAATTTTAA
- the pyrH gene encoding UMP kinase, which yields MAYSRALIKLSGEALMGDKPYGIDPEIVSSIAKDVSKVVSRGTQLAIVVGGGNIFRGLKGSAAGMDRATADYVGMLATVMNAITLQDGLERAGVPTRVQSAIEMQQIAEPYIRRRAIRHLEKGRVVVFGGGCGNPFFTTDTTAALRAAEINAEVIFKATKVDGVYDRDPKKFPNATKFKKLSFQEVLTREIAVMDSTAIALCKDNNIPIVVFNIFESENISKAVAGEAIGSLIKNAN from the coding sequence ATGGCTTACTCACGCGCTCTTATAAAACTCAGTGGTGAGGCTCTAATGGGAGATAAACCATATGGAATAGATCCCGAGATAGTTTCTTCAATTGCCAAAGATGTTTCAAAAGTTGTCTCTAGAGGGACCCAATTAGCAATTGTCGTAGGTGGGGGAAATATTTTTAGAGGCCTCAAAGGATCCGCTGCTGGCATGGATAGAGCAACTGCAGACTATGTAGGAATGCTTGCGACAGTAATGAATGCCATCACACTTCAGGACGGTTTAGAAAGAGCTGGTGTTCCCACAAGAGTCCAAAGTGCTATCGAGATGCAGCAAATAGCAGAGCCATATATAAGAAGACGTGCGATTCGACATCTTGAGAAAGGGAGAGTAGTGGTATTTGGAGGCGGATGTGGGAATCCTTTCTTCACAACTGATACAACTGCCGCATTAAGAGCAGCCGAAATAAATGCCGAAGTAATTTTTAAAGCTACGAAAGTTGATGGTGTATATGATCGGGATCCTAAAAAATTCCCAAATGCAACAAAATTCAAAAAATTATCGTTTCAAGAAGTCTTAACCAGAGAGATAGCTGTAATGGATAGTACAGCTATAGCGCTTTGCAAAGATAACAATATCCCGATAGTTGTCTTTAACATTTTCGAATCTGAGAATATAAGCAAAGCAGTAGCTGGAGAGGCAATTGGTTCTTTAATTAAAAATGCCAATTAA
- the lepB gene encoding signal peptidase I gives MQKTNSRIDGDFMKKKNSSNSGFFYGLWDFWGPLLVTLSLYTGIRVLLAEARYIPSGSMTPTLQINDRLFIEKLTFRRRTPKRGEIVVFNSPHSFDKTLISQRLRPLPSNLKCVFLSLPIVNSFPAIGDQACDAYIKRVVAIEGDEILVGLRGELYVNGELLEESYVRNYCGLSIANISNCKALRSRVPEGNVFVLGDNRSNSWDGRYWPASPFLPTKEIIGKASWRFWPLTRMGPVHE, from the coding sequence TTGCAAAAAACCAACTCAAGAATTGATGGCGACTTTATGAAAAAAAAGAATTCAAGTAACTCGGGATTTTTCTATGGACTCTGGGATTTTTGGGGACCTCTTTTGGTGACATTATCTTTATACACCGGCATAAGAGTTCTCTTGGCTGAAGCGAGGTATATACCTTCTGGTTCTATGACTCCCACTCTTCAAATCAATGATCGTCTTTTCATTGAAAAATTAACCTTTAGACGAAGAACACCGAAGAGGGGGGAAATAGTTGTATTTAACTCTCCTCATTCTTTTGATAAAACATTAATCTCTCAGCGCTTAAGACCATTACCTTCAAATCTTAAATGTGTCTTTTTAAGCTTGCCGATTGTAAATTCCTTTCCAGCAATTGGTGACCAAGCATGTGATGCCTACATAAAAAGAGTCGTTGCTATAGAAGGTGACGAGATCCTTGTTGGACTTAGAGGTGAATTATATGTTAATGGTGAGTTACTGGAAGAAAGTTATGTAAGAAATTATTGTGGTTTATCTATTGCGAATATAAGCAATTGTAAGGCTTTAAGAAGTCGTGTCCCGGAAGGTAATGTTTTTGTTCTGGGTGATAATCGTAGTAATAGCTGGGATGGAAGGTATTGGCCGGCTAGTCCATTCTTGCCGACAAAAGAAATTATAGGTAAAGCCTCTTGGAGGTTTTGGCCGCTTACTAGAATGGGGCCTGTTCATGAATAA
- a CDS encoding peptidoglycan D,D-transpeptidase FtsI family protein — protein MNRKQGTRRPRSKTLGAPPLVPIPSYRLKLTFSILCIALLGLTGRMAWLQLLEGSYLESRARNFQTREIKPLGSRRPIVDRKGRLVALDEKRFRLYVHPSQFKFPGDKAGIIRTPTEVARKLSKLLPLSTNKLVEVMGRKDSGVKLIENLSSDIAADIRRLRISGLDLEPYLQRVYPQGDLFANVVGFLDYDRNPQAGLELSQSKELLRQERVRKLRYGRDGTPLPTDIEPGVLFQDDLRVNLTLDARLQEVAVNAIQKQVIEWDAKKAVAIVMNVENGEILALASTPTYNPNKYWDYSQTLYKEWSVQELFEPGSTFKPINLALALEEGAIDSGGTVYDSGSISVGGWRLGNWNKKPNGVINYAKVLQVSSNVGMVKTMQKLNSSKYWEWLKKLGIDKKPDTDLLGAVGGQLKSKEVFISQPVEQAVASYGQGFSITPLKLAQLHALLANGGKFVRPHITRGYPEKLSNNFEDSEPIFRPEVTNTVLRWMESVVDNYGENSVKTQNYRIGGKTGTADQIRNGVYSSKICSFVAILPIQSPRFVVLVAVDGPKKPYAYGGTVAMPVAKKIVESLIVIEKIPPTTGLKVVDSLKN, from the coding sequence GTGAATAGGAAGCAAGGGACCCGACGACCTAGATCCAAAACTTTAGGCGCCCCACCTTTAGTACCGATACCTTCTTACAGGTTAAAGCTAACCTTTAGTATCCTTTGCATTGCTCTTTTGGGCTTGACAGGAAGAATGGCTTGGTTGCAATTGCTTGAGGGATCTTACTTAGAATCTCGTGCACGTAACTTCCAGACTAGGGAAATTAAGCCTTTAGGAAGTAGACGTCCAATTGTTGATCGCAAAGGAAGATTGGTGGCACTAGATGAAAAGAGGTTTAGGCTCTACGTTCACCCTAGTCAATTTAAATTTCCAGGAGATAAAGCAGGAATTATTCGTACGCCTACAGAAGTTGCAAGGAAACTCTCTAAACTCTTGCCTCTTTCGACTAATAAATTAGTAGAAGTTATGGGCAGAAAAGATTCAGGAGTGAAACTTATTGAGAATTTATCTAGTGATATTGCGGCTGACATACGAAGACTACGTATTAGCGGATTAGATTTAGAACCTTATTTGCAACGTGTTTATCCACAAGGTGATTTATTTGCAAATGTCGTTGGGTTTTTGGACTATGATCGTAATCCTCAGGCAGGATTGGAGTTAAGTCAAAGCAAAGAACTTTTGCGTCAAGAGAGAGTCCGTAAGCTTAGGTATGGAAGAGATGGGACCCCTTTACCTACTGATATAGAGCCAGGTGTATTGTTTCAGGATGATTTGCGTGTGAATTTGACATTGGACGCACGCCTTCAGGAAGTGGCCGTTAATGCCATTCAGAAACAAGTAATTGAGTGGGATGCAAAGAAGGCAGTCGCCATTGTCATGAATGTCGAGAATGGTGAGATATTAGCTTTGGCATCCACTCCTACATATAATCCTAATAAGTATTGGGATTATTCTCAAACTTTATATAAAGAGTGGTCTGTTCAAGAATTATTTGAACCTGGATCGACATTCAAGCCTATTAACTTAGCATTAGCACTTGAAGAGGGTGCGATTGATTCAGGAGGAACTGTTTATGATTCTGGAAGTATAAGTGTCGGAGGATGGCGACTAGGTAATTGGAATAAAAAACCTAATGGAGTTATTAATTATGCCAAAGTTCTTCAGGTCTCAAGTAATGTTGGCATGGTAAAGACAATGCAAAAACTAAACTCTTCAAAATATTGGGAATGGCTTAAGAAATTAGGCATAGACAAAAAGCCGGACACTGACTTACTTGGAGCTGTAGGGGGCCAATTGAAAAGTAAGGAAGTATTTATAAGTCAACCTGTTGAGCAGGCAGTTGCTTCTTATGGGCAGGGGTTCTCTATAACCCCTTTAAAATTAGCGCAGCTACATGCTCTACTTGCGAATGGAGGAAAATTTGTAAGGCCACATATTACAAGAGGATATCCAGAAAAATTATCTAACAATTTTGAAGACTCTGAACCTATCTTTAGGCCAGAAGTTACCAATACAGTACTTCGGTGGATGGAATCTGTCGTCGATAATTATGGAGAAAATAGTGTAAAAACGCAGAATTATCGAATAGGGGGCAAAACAGGAACTGCTGATCAAATTAGAAATGGAGTTTATAGTTCTAAAATTTGCAGTTTTGTAGCGATTTTACCAATCCAATCACCGCGTTTTGTAGTTCTCGTTGCTGTAGATGGGCCCAAAAAGCCTTATGCATATGGAGGGACTGTTGCCATGCCTGTCGCAAAGAAGATTGTTGAAAGTTTAATTGTGATAGAAAAGATTCCTCCTACAACTGGTTTGAAGGTTGTGGATTCTTTGAAAAATTAG
- a CDS encoding dihydroorotase has translation MSILLSPVKILLGAKESLFEGTVLICDNEIRAFGDEAHDMAKKLRLKKTPAKNKILAPCLVDPHSTLEDPLNGLSETLTSLKSKAAIGGYGQIGLLPKGNTWRDKPEHLSLGLTPNSTDVLFHLWGSLSLNGKGQELSPHRDLLKFGAKGFSCDDYIPPIEFIKKVFLLGEIGKAPVLIAPRDKAIQGNGILRESVETLRLGFHLDPVASETIPLGVLLDLQRQHPEINLRLMNLSTAEGVAMLARSLPKPMASVSWWHLLSDSSKLGFTSTGLRVCPSLGDSEDRNSLIRALKENTLTGVAVHAIPLMKAESKKPADQRLPGVTGHHLVLPSLWEELIQNNGWSVEELWQVLSFGPSEILALPTERLKIGSNRWLLFDPAKNLNKISHQNPIGLNSNEPLRVDNFIGGVEACGLIHEQAPF, from the coding sequence ATGTCGATTTTATTAAGCCCAGTTAAGATTCTTTTAGGCGCAAAGGAATCTTTATTTGAAGGGACTGTTCTCATATGTGATAACGAAATACGAGCTTTTGGAGATGAGGCTCATGACATGGCTAAAAAGCTTAGATTAAAAAAGACTCCAGCCAAAAACAAAATTCTTGCTCCATGCTTAGTCGACCCACACTCCACTCTTGAAGATCCATTAAATGGCTTAAGTGAAACACTAACGAGTCTGAAAAGCAAAGCTGCAATCGGAGGGTATGGTCAAATTGGACTTCTCCCTAAAGGCAATACTTGGAGAGACAAGCCTGAACATTTATCACTCGGACTCACACCAAACAGCACAGATGTATTATTTCATCTCTGGGGAAGCCTCAGCTTAAATGGAAAAGGTCAAGAATTATCACCTCACAGAGATCTCCTAAAATTTGGTGCAAAAGGCTTTTCTTGCGATGATTACATACCGCCAATTGAATTTATTAAAAAGGTATTCTTACTTGGCGAGATAGGGAAAGCTCCTGTCCTTATTGCCCCAAGAGATAAAGCCATTCAAGGAAATGGAATTTTAAGAGAAAGTGTAGAAACTCTGCGGCTGGGATTCCATTTAGACCCTGTTGCTAGCGAAACAATTCCTTTAGGCGTACTTCTTGATCTCCAAAGGCAACACCCTGAGATTAATTTAAGATTAATGAATCTATCTACGGCTGAAGGCGTTGCAATGCTTGCGAGAAGCTTGCCAAAACCCATGGCAAGTGTTTCCTGGTGGCACCTTTTATCAGACAGCTCAAAGCTTGGGTTTACATCTACTGGATTAAGAGTATGTCCATCCCTAGGCGACTCAGAAGACCGGAATAGTTTAATAAGGGCTTTAAAAGAAAATACGCTTACGGGGGTCGCCGTTCATGCCATCCCTTTGATGAAAGCTGAAAGCAAAAAACCAGCAGATCAAAGACTGCCAGGCGTTACTGGACATCACTTAGTACTTCCTTCTCTGTGGGAAGAACTAATCCAAAACAATGGATGGTCTGTAGAGGAATTATGGCAAGTTCTAAGTTTTGGTCCTTCAGAGATATTAGCTTTACCAACAGAGAGATTAAAGATTGGTAGTAACCGATGGTTACTATTTGACCCTGCTAAAAACCTAAATAAGATTTCTCATCAAAATCCTATTGGTTTAAACTCTAATGAGCCCCTGAGAGTTGACAATTTCATAGGAGGAGTTGAAGCTTGTGGACTTATTCATGAACAGGCCCCATTCTAG
- a CDS encoding histidine phosphatase family protein has protein sequence MTLRLLLVRHGLSSFNLQNRIQGRNDLSTLTEEGTLQAKKARLKLADLSIDSVYSSPLQRAADTTKELLKDRNSELKIIYDKNLLEVDLGQWSGLTSEEVQSNYPEQFGIWKKNPNALVLTKEDGSQYKPIKDLMDQAEEFIANLLNRHDPIKEENVLIVGHNAILRCIILQLIGKPENGFRRIRLDNASISVIKINSGLKKGSNNTQIESLNITSHLGSPFPKQKSNARIILVRHGETNWNKEGRFQGQIDIPLNDNGKKQANAANKFLRNTEFSKVFSSSMSRPLETAKIILKNNSNIKIKCIEELIEIGHGQWEGKLESEIKNSWGGLLKEWQVSPEKVQMPDGETIQDVWDRAVGCWMQICDSLSSTDTALVVAHDAVNKTIICNLLGLSPSDIWMIKQGNGGITVIDIPDDEEGLAIITSLNITSHLGGLIDCTAQGAL, from the coding sequence ATGACTCTGCGACTGCTGCTAGTTCGACATGGATTAAGTAGTTTCAACTTACAAAATCGAATACAAGGTCGCAATGACCTTTCAACTCTTACTGAAGAAGGAACTCTCCAAGCAAAGAAAGCAAGACTAAAGCTTGCAGATCTATCAATTGATAGTGTTTATAGCTCTCCTCTTCAAAGAGCTGCAGATACAACTAAAGAATTGCTCAAAGATAGGAATAGCGAACTCAAAATAATCTACGACAAAAATCTTTTAGAAGTTGATTTAGGTCAATGGAGTGGACTGACAAGTGAGGAAGTTCAGTCAAATTACCCAGAACAGTTTGGCATTTGGAAAAAGAATCCCAACGCACTTGTTTTAACAAAAGAAGACGGAAGTCAATACAAACCAATCAAAGACTTAATGGATCAAGCTGAAGAGTTTATAGCAAACTTATTAAATAGGCATGATCCAATAAAAGAAGAAAATGTCCTAATAGTTGGTCACAACGCAATTCTCCGTTGCATAATATTACAATTAATAGGGAAACCAGAAAATGGCTTTAGAAGGATTCGGTTAGACAATGCTTCAATATCTGTTATAAAAATCAACTCTGGTCTTAAGAAAGGCTCTAACAATACACAAATAGAAAGTCTTAACATTACATCTCATTTGGGTTCTCCATTCCCAAAACAAAAGAGCAATGCTCGCATCATTCTTGTAAGACATGGTGAAACAAATTGGAATAAGGAAGGGCGATTCCAAGGTCAAATAGATATTCCACTAAATGACAATGGTAAAAAGCAAGCAAATGCCGCAAACAAATTCTTACGCAATACAGAATTCAGCAAGGTCTTTAGCAGCTCTATGTCAAGACCTTTGGAAACAGCAAAAATAATACTTAAAAACAATTCAAATATAAAAATCAAATGCATTGAAGAGCTGATAGAAATAGGGCATGGCCAATGGGAAGGAAAGCTTGAGTCAGAAATAAAAAATTCGTGGGGGGGGTTATTAAAAGAATGGCAAGTTTCGCCAGAAAAAGTTCAAATGCCTGATGGTGAAACCATACAGGATGTCTGGGATCGTGCTGTTGGTTGCTGGATGCAAATTTGCGATAGTCTTTCGAGCACTGACACTGCATTAGTAGTAGCTCACGATGCAGTAAATAAAACCATAATCTGCAACTTACTAGGACTTAGTCCATCAGACATTTGGATGATCAAGCAAGGTAATGGCGGCATTACAGTAATAGACATCCCAGATGACGAAGAAGGTTTAGCAATTATTACAAGCCTAAATATCACCTCACATCTAGGAGGCCTGATAGATTGTACAGCTCAAGGAGCTCTTTAA
- the frr gene encoding ribosome recycling factor, with translation MLLQDLESNMRKSVEAAQRNFNTIRTGRASTSLLDRLTVEYYGSETPLKSLATISTPDSQTIAIQPFDLSSLALIEKAIAISDLGFTPNNDGKIIRINVPPLTEERRKEFCKLASKYAEEGKVALRNIRRDAIERIKKSEKAGDASEDQSRDEQENVQKLTNKFIGEIEQNLSKKESEILKV, from the coding sequence ATGCTTCTTCAAGACCTCGAATCAAACATGCGTAAATCGGTAGAAGCTGCTCAACGCAACTTCAACACGATTAGAACTGGTAGAGCGAGTACATCTCTTTTAGATCGATTAACTGTGGAATATTATGGTTCAGAAACTCCTTTGAAATCACTTGCGACAATCTCTACACCTGATTCTCAGACAATTGCAATTCAACCATTTGATTTAAGCTCTTTAGCACTGATAGAAAAGGCTATTGCCATTAGTGACCTTGGCTTTACTCCAAATAACGACGGTAAAATAATTCGCATAAATGTTCCACCTCTTACAGAAGAAAGGAGGAAAGAGTTCTGCAAATTAGCTTCTAAATACGCGGAAGAAGGTAAGGTTGCACTTCGGAATATTAGAAGAGATGCAATCGAAAGAATTAAAAAATCAGAGAAAGCAGGTGATGCTTCAGAAGATCAAAGTAGAGATGAGCAAGAAAATGTACAAAAGCTTACTAATAAATTTATAGGTGAGATTGAACAAAACCTCTCTAAAAAAGAATCAGAAATTTTAAAAGTTTGA
- a CDS encoding NAD(P)/FAD-dependent oxidoreductase: MTLTDVVVVGAGAAGGAAAFHLANANKEVVILEKDDFPRRKPCGGGMAASVQEYFPFSLQPVIEEIISSVEFSWFLSDEVIAELPGSSPFWIVRRENLDNFLIEKAISKGAKLLKPFNACKIAQEKNHWIINSENNQTIKTRSIVIADGSNSQWSKVFNLGPKNLHFASTTSVRLNGRGSLKEGTARFEFGLVKHGFAWAFPLRGNVNIGVGTFIGKNSSNSDAILEQLLPNLGFAPGEGERTSSSLRVWNGHNDLHSNGIVAVGDAASLCDPFLAEGLRPALMSGCQAAKHLNLWLEGRTQDLSGYTKAIKLEWGDSMAWGRRISQVFYRFPKVGYQLGIKRPTAPERIAQILSGKMSYEDIAQRVIKRLIFQR, from the coding sequence TTGACTCTTACAGATGTAGTAGTTGTGGGTGCTGGTGCAGCAGGGGGTGCTGCAGCATTTCACCTGGCAAATGCGAACAAAGAAGTAGTCATACTTGAAAAAGATGACTTCCCTAGGAGAAAGCCTTGTGGAGGAGGGATGGCTGCTTCAGTTCAAGAATACTTTCCCTTTAGCCTTCAACCAGTTATAGAAGAAATTATCAGCAGTGTTGAGTTTAGCTGGTTCTTATCTGATGAAGTTATTGCTGAGCTCCCAGGCTCCTCGCCTTTTTGGATTGTAAGAAGAGAAAATCTAGATAATTTTTTGATTGAAAAGGCAATCTCTAAAGGAGCAAAACTTTTAAAACCTTTTAACGCTTGCAAAATTGCGCAAGAAAAAAACCATTGGATTATCAACTCTGAAAACAATCAAACGATTAAAACTAGATCAATAGTTATTGCTGATGGCTCAAATTCACAATGGTCAAAAGTCTTTAATTTAGGACCAAAAAATCTTCATTTTGCTTCAACAACTTCAGTAAGATTAAATGGTAGAGGTAGCTTAAAAGAAGGTACTGCCAGGTTTGAATTCGGATTAGTTAAACATGGTTTTGCTTGGGCATTCCCACTAAGAGGAAATGTAAATATTGGAGTTGGAACTTTTATTGGCAAAAACTCTAGCAATAGCGATGCAATTCTTGAACAACTTCTACCTAACCTTGGATTTGCGCCCGGAGAAGGTGAACGAACAAGCTCATCTCTAAGAGTATGGAATGGCCATAATGACCTTCACTCAAATGGAATAGTCGCAGTAGGTGACGCAGCTTCACTATGTGACCCTTTTTTAGCTGAAGGACTGCGCCCTGCACTTATGAGTGGTTGTCAAGCAGCAAAACATCTCAATCTATGGCTTGAAGGCAGAACTCAAGATTTAAGTGGCTATACGAAAGCAATTAAGTTGGAGTGGGGGGATTCAATGGCATGGGGAAGGCGTATTTCTCAAGTTTTTTATAGGTTCCCAAAAGTTGGTTATCAGTTAGGAATAAAAAGACCTACTGCGCCAGAAAGAATTGCTCAGATTTTGTCTGGGAAAATGAGTTATGAGGATATAGCTCAGCGAGTCATTAAAAGATTGATTTTCCAAAGATAG
- a CDS encoding CPBP family intramembrane glutamic endopeptidase encodes MRKQAISQWKVLVAVLSLFLTVLIWQKGLQESFDRPSVSPRISLNQHEIALLAQPALPVNVETVFVGTSPKNTLKELLMEIPINNISDREKLLLALLDDSKDIRPSLVAASIKDNEFQLIREQILESLDENGVASSLSSLASLKRDPLIYALSCGAVGGRSGDCVDNRVSQSMALRLVASQLIPIFATFLGISLCLRQGWLLVRKRNRIWPTITPLPLSIIDMVLLVAGGFVVLGEVITPLVAIPISQVLTNGIASPIKESVNVLIGYSSMTVPPLIIFRQQLKVVSSLQMPLGGWIQWGLKPLNESFLQALHGWLLVLPFVLLISWLMTSLIGDPGGSNPLLELVLGSNNFFALGILFLTTVVLAPLFEEFIFRGALLPVLVQKQGRVLGVLISALVFALAHLSIGELPPLIVLGVGLALLRLSSGRLFPCVVMHSLWNGITFVNLLLLA; translated from the coding sequence ATGCGAAAACAAGCTATCTCTCAATGGAAAGTATTAGTAGCAGTTTTGTCGCTGTTCCTAACAGTTCTAATTTGGCAAAAAGGTCTTCAGGAAAGTTTTGATAGACCTTCTGTAAGTCCTAGGATTTCTCTGAATCAACATGAGATAGCTTTATTGGCCCAGCCTGCTCTTCCTGTGAACGTTGAGACGGTTTTTGTAGGGACCAGTCCTAAGAATACTCTTAAAGAACTTCTTATGGAAATCCCAATAAACAACATTAGCGACAGAGAAAAACTTTTGCTTGCGTTGTTGGATGATTCAAAAGATATACGGCCTTCTCTTGTGGCAGCTTCTATCAAAGACAATGAGTTTCAATTAATTAGAGAACAAATATTAGAGAGTTTAGATGAGAATGGTGTTGCTTCAAGTTTATCTTCTCTTGCAAGCTTGAAGCGAGACCCTTTGATCTATGCGCTTTCATGTGGTGCTGTTGGAGGACGGTCGGGAGATTGTGTTGATAATAGAGTTTCTCAAAGCATGGCTTTGAGATTAGTTGCTAGTCAACTGATCCCAATTTTTGCAACTTTCCTTGGAATTAGCTTGTGTTTGCGTCAAGGATGGTTGCTTGTTCGTAAAAGGAATAGAATATGGCCCACTATTACGCCTTTGCCCCTATCAATAATAGATATGGTCCTGCTTGTTGCAGGAGGCTTTGTTGTTCTTGGAGAAGTTATAACACCATTAGTTGCTATTCCAATCAGCCAAGTGCTTACTAATGGGATCGCTAGTCCTATTAAGGAATCTGTAAATGTATTAATTGGTTATAGTTCCATGACTGTGCCACCTTTGATAATTTTTCGCCAACAGTTAAAAGTAGTTAGCAGCTTACAAATGCCTTTGGGAGGATGGATTCAATGGGGTTTGAAACCTCTTAACGAGTCTTTTTTGCAAGCCCTTCATGGTTGGTTGCTGGTTTTGCCATTCGTTCTACTTATAAGTTGGTTGATGACTTCTTTGATTGGTGATCCAGGTGGAAGTAACCCTTTGTTGGAGTTGGTTTTGGGCAGCAACAATTTTTTTGCCTTAGGGATCTTATTTCTGACAACAGTAGTATTAGCCCCCTTGTTTGAAGAATTTATTTTTCGAGGAGCACTGTTACCTGTTTTGGTTCAAAAGCAAGGACGAGTATTAGGAGTATTAATAAGTGCACTTGTTTTTGCACTTGCGCATTTAAGTATTGGTGAATTACCTCCTCTAATCGTTCTCGGGGTTGGACTTGCTCTTTTAAGGCTAAGCTCCGGGCGTCTGTTCCCATGTGTAGTCATGCATTCACTTTGGAATGGAATTACATTTGTGAATTTATTGTTATTGGCTTGA
- a CDS encoding transaldolase, with product MKNLLEQLTAMTVVVADTGDLEAIRTFKPRDATTNPSLILAAAQMPDYQGLIDESLQASRDKLGDGSTPKKIIEDALDQVCVVFGKEILKIIPGRVSTEVDARLSYDTEATIEKARKLISLYEKAGITKDRVLIKIASTWEGIKAAEVLEEEGIHCNLTLLFNFCQAVACAEAGVTLISPFVGRILDWYKAKTGKDSYLGAEDPGVISVTQIFNYFKVNNYQTEVMGASFRNIDEIIELAGCDLLTISPALLDQLRNTHAPLLKKLNYLAPTSSEEKISVNRDNFKVMMEADLMADEKLKEGIEKFSKAIEALEVKLGDRLFILEDNKACALKAS from the coding sequence ATGAAGAACTTATTGGAACAACTTACAGCCATGACAGTTGTCGTTGCTGATACAGGTGATCTAGAGGCTATTAGGACTTTCAAGCCTAGAGATGCTACAACCAACCCTTCGTTAATTCTTGCTGCAGCTCAGATGCCAGATTATCAAGGTTTAATTGATGAGTCTTTGCAAGCTTCTAGAGATAAATTGGGAGATGGAAGCACTCCTAAAAAAATAATTGAAGATGCTTTAGATCAAGTTTGTGTAGTTTTTGGTAAAGAGATTTTAAAAATTATTCCTGGAAGAGTTTCGACGGAAGTAGATGCTCGTCTTAGTTATGATACAGAAGCGACAATTGAGAAAGCAAGGAAGCTGATCAGTCTCTATGAAAAAGCTGGTATAACAAAAGATCGTGTGCTTATAAAAATTGCATCTACTTGGGAAGGAATTAAGGCTGCTGAAGTTTTAGAAGAAGAAGGCATTCATTGTAATTTGACTTTATTATTTAACTTTTGCCAGGCTGTTGCTTGTGCAGAGGCAGGTGTAACCCTTATTTCTCCATTCGTAGGCCGCATACTTGATTGGTATAAAGCAAAAACAGGCAAAGATTCATATTTAGGAGCTGAAGACCCTGGAGTTATTTCTGTCACTCAGATTTTTAACTATTTTAAAGTTAATAATTATCAAACAGAGGTTATGGGAGCTAGTTTCAGAAATATTGATGAAATTATTGAATTAGCTGGCTGTGATTTGTTAACAATCTCCCCGGCGTTGTTGGATCAATTAAGGAATACACATGCTCCTCTTCTTAAAAAGTTAAACTATTTGGCCCCTACTAGTTCTGAAGAGAAAATTAGTGTTAATCGTGATAATTTTAAAGTAATGATGGAGGCTGATTTGATGGCAGATGAGAAGTTAAAAGAGGGAATTGAAAAGTTTAGCAAGGCAATTGAAGCATTAGAGGTTAAATTGGGAGACAGATTATTTATACTTGAAGATAATAAGGCATGTGCATTAAAAGCATCTTGA